The sequence AAGTCTGCCATACTGTGGAAACTGTATATAAGGACCTGTGTGTCCAGTCTGAGGTAAGAGTTTGGGGGTGTATCCTGTGAGGAAAGAGACCGGGAATGACTCAGCTGAGAGTTAATATGAACAGGAACCAGGCTTCTCCTTTTCCCCTACATTGCTGGGAATGAAATCCAGGGCACATGccagacaagtgctctgccactgataGCCACCCCAATTTTAGGAAACAGGGCTGTTACTAAGCCCTACACTGACAGTCCTAGGCCACAGGGTTACAGTCCTTGCAAAAGCTCTTGATGTTCTGCTACCTTGCTGGGGGTCCCAAGTCACATGGTTTGGACTGAGAAGCCAAACTGGTGTCCTTAAATATTGTAGTTAGCTACATCATGAAGGAAAGGGCAGAGTGCCCCCTGCCAGTTAGAGACTGTCTAGCTCCAAGTCTGACTATTCCAGAAAGGCACAACCCCAGGCATGTTCATCCCTCCTGTGAGAAACTCCCCAAACTACCTCTCTGGTTACCAGTAAACCCAGATGAACCCAAGGAGTGAGGCACAGgctctttgttttcctcttttatcTGCTCAGTGTTGCACACAGAAGGTACGGCCCCGGGATGGAGGTGGGCAGGAAGGCACACTATAAACTCCAGAGCACCTTCTCACAAGGTCTGCTCCACTTCACTCCCTGGCTTCTGTGTCTCTTCCTGTTTATCTCGCTCCTCCTCAGTTAGAAGAAGCTTAAAACAAGGTAGATGGGAGTCTGATCCATTTTAAAAGGGCCGAGGGCCTACAGAGAATTGCATCTTCTTTCTATAGAGCATATCTGAACATCTTCCAGAAAGAAATTTCCATAGTCTCACATCAGTGTCTCACTTTCCACCATAAAAGCTGGGTCCGTCCACCACTTCTTGAGCAGACTCGAGCAATGAATGGTGCTGCCAGGATCTAGCCAAGCAATTTCTCTGTTGAAGGGCCCTCTGCTGAAGTGGGTTGTTCATTTGCCAACTGTGAATGCCTGGATCCCAGTAATTGCTTTCCCGAGGATCAGAGCGTGAATGTCATGTGTACCTGTGTGAGATGAATGTTAGAACTGGTTTGAAGTCTTCATGCCTCCTGCTGCCCTAGGTCCCCACGTCAGAAGAACAGAGTTACAAAGACGGTGACTGCTGACTGCTGCTAAGAAGCTCCCGTCTTAATGACAGTCACCAAGAGAAGGCACGGAgccatgctgagattttttttaaatagtcctGTAATTCAACACAAACGCCACCAATGATCTTTGTGCAAACTACCAAAGTGTGACAAGGTTAGCCCTGCCATAGGCCCAGCTTTAGCAAATTCACCCAACCCATACCTACAGTTGATTAAATGTTTGATTTCTACCCTGGCCTGCTTTCTTCCAGAACTGGGAAGACTGATCATCTATGCAAAAACATGGATGGTCCTTTGTTCCACCCCACCTTTAGGGACAGTAGTTTCCTTTTTACAGTTAAATGATTCCATTTATTGCCAAAAGCCCACAGCTGACCCATCTCAAATCATGCTCACATTGTAGGATCTcacccacctctccctctccctgtttcTGGAATGTTTCTTCCTGTGGCCTGAGATAAACATTGAAGACTGTGTGACTTTCCCTTGGTTCAAATCCTCAGTCATTGAGACAGGCAAGGAAGATATCCCATACATTCTGCTTTTTCTGCTAGAAGCCTCTCTGCCCGTGAAGCTAGTGCCCTCATGCATGGGCCACACTGGATTGTGCTGCCCCCTTTCAAATACTGGTGAAAAATGTGCAAGTGTAGGTGCACATGCCATGACACATTTGGAGGCCAGCAGACAACTCAGGTCTTGGGCCTTATTTGAGATGGGATTTTCATTGTTCACTAGTGTGTACCCAGGCTGGCTGGTCCTCAGTTTCACAtgggttacagacacatgctacTGTGCTGGTTTATAAGGCTCTAGACTTAAACTCGGGTTCTCATGCTTTTATGGCAACTGTTGTGCCCGCTTAACCATTCCTAcagcccttgttttgtttctttcagtatcatttttcatgtcttttttttttttttaagatttatttattatgtatatagtgttctgcctgcatgtatgcttgcaggccagaagagggcaccagatatcgtTACAGATggtgggaattaaactcaggacctctggaagaacagccagtgctcttaactgctgagccgtctctccagctcttttcatgtctttttccAAGTTTGTCCGAAGCCATGGGTACATGCCCTGTGACTCTTACAGTCCACTAACAGCTTTTTCCCCTCTGAACATGAAGTAGTGATATAATTACTGTGCCCTGTTCTCTTCTTCATACCCACCTACCCACCAAGAACCATGCCTCTCTCTTGGCACTTTGGTCTTGGAACTGTGTCTCCCTCCATGTTCATCCCACAATGAGAACAAGGGCCAGGAGTATCTCACATGGTCTGCTCATCAGAACCTCTGAAGTCATACAGTGCACTcccttatatatttatttataacctCTGTTCAGTTCACAACCTCTGAACAACTAACACCAGGTGAGGGACGGAGGGGTAGGGCTTGATAGTCACCTGGTGACAGCTGGAAGACTTAGCTGTGCTATCCCAGCTCCTTACTGCTATCTCCCTACCCAGACCACTGTGACACCCTCCTCCCCAAGCCCAGGGTCCAGCACTGACCTTCGTAAGTGTTCACTGCCTCCAGATTCATAGCATGCCGGATCACATGGTATTCATCAGAAATCCCATTTCCTCCTAGGATGTCTCGGGCCTGGCGTGCAATGTCCAGGGCTTTCCCACAGTTGTTTCTCTTCAGCAGGGAGACCATTTCTGGGGTAGCCCTGGGAGTGGTACATATGTTATAAACACTGGGTCTCGTGCCCTGACCACACACAGCAGATGGAGCACATGTCCAACCGGTAAGGCTGTCCCCGATCCGCCCATCAAAACAGAGGGAAAGAAGCTTGTGTCCCTGGGGCCCCATCTGGGAAGGACCTCAGAAAGGGCCCAGGACTCAATCACAGTGTATATGTAATCCCTACTTGTCCTGATCCTTTAAACGGCCAAGCTGCAAACATGCATGGAGGCCCAGTGTGATCTCGGTGAGCATGTCCGCCAGCTTCTTCTGAACCAGCTGGTTCCTGGCCAAGGGGACACCAAACTGAATCCTAGAACAGGCAAGACTAGAGTTCAAGAGGCTTCCCAGTTCATGGGAAGCTCAACATTTAACTGCTCAGGATGTCCCGAGCCATCTCATAGAACTTAAActtggtgggtgctggggaagacACTGTTGGAGTACAAGGTGAACTCCAGGACCCTCCACACCCCTCATGTGTTACAGCAGCCCCACACACCTGTCCAGGGCGTATTGCCGGGCTGTGTGCAAACAGAACTCAGCAGCTCCCAACACACCCCACGTGATGCCATATCGGGCAGTGTTAAGGCAGCCAAAAGGACCCTATAGGATTGACAAGAGGTCTCAGTCAGCTGAAGGCCTGGGAAGAACCAACTGTGAAGCAGGAAAATCTATCTCCCAAATGCCCCAGACAAGGGAATCTGCATTTAAATCACATAGGGTGTGCACACCAAAACTTGGGTGCAGCAAGCCTTGTTCAGTGCCTCTCCACTGTATGTGCATGCAGTCCTGTACAGCATGGGGCGTGACCTCAGTGCTCAGATGCAAGAAGCTGGCAGGAGACAGTAAGCTGCTCATACAAGCAGAGTAGGAAGTGGTCCAGGACCATATGCATCTTGGGCAGAGCCAATGAGCAAGGGGGTAACCCCAAAAGGAACAATTAGCCCATCCATGAACAGGGAGTATCACAGACTCCACAATGCCCCACAAGCACAAGGACCATGTATGTTAGCTCTCCCCTTGAAAGAGTGAGAAAGATGAGCTAGGAGGTGACCCCCCACCAGTTCCCAAGGTGTCTACCACATACCGCCAGGCTGGACACATTAGGGAGCACGTTCTCCTCGGGCACCTCCACATTGTCCATGATGATCATACCAGTAGATGAGGCACGCAAAGAGAACTTTCCCTCAATCCTAGGGGCTGAGAGGCCCCGCATTCCCTTCTCCAGCAGAAAGCCCCGTATACAGTTATCCTCACACCGAGCCCACACTACGAACAGGTCAGCCACGGGCGAGTTGGTGATCCTGGGGGCCAGAAAGTTATGGAGGGATCTGGCTGACATCCCTCATACACCTTCTCATCCACCACCTCTTGGGCCCCTCACCAGGTCTTGGTCCCATTGAGAGTGTAGCTCTGGTTTGATGGATTGTGGCGAGCTCTGGTCTCCATGCTACCTGGGTCACTCCCATGGTTGGGCTCTGTAAGCCCAAAGCAGCCCAGAAGTTCACCCTTGGCTGCAAGCACAAGACAGGGTCATAAGGCTACCAGTCTCATCCATCTGATAAATTATCTTCACCAGTGAGCCAGGCCTGTGACCAAGGCAGATAAACCTGCCATCATTGCGCTCTGAGAGCTGAGGAAATGGTCTAGGCCATAATCACAATGGCATAATGTGAGGGAGGCCAGGAAGGAAGGGGTTGGCAAAAGTGTCTTGAAGGGCACTAAGAGGTTTAGCTGAAGGAGGGCatgaagtttgggtttttttttcttgtttgtttttgagaaggtctcagtctgtagccctagctggcccaGAATtaacagatctacctgcctctgcctctggagtgctgggattagaggcctgtgccaccacacccagcctgaagGAGGGTATGAGGAAGAGTAATCACCAAGGTGGTTATTTGGAGAATCCCTAGTAGATGAGTAATCAGAGGAAGAGTGGTCAGAGGGATGAGCATGGTTGTGcatggcctttaatcctagctcccCCTCCCTCGGGGCCAAAggtagacctctgagtttgaggccagactggtctacaaagctgcAAGCCAAacggctatatagtgagaccctatctacaGATAAAACGTGAGTGGCCAGAGAGGTAGAGGAAAGGGCTCAGAGCCTGCTTATGGGCCTCATGGACCTGGTTAGCAGTTAAGACTTTCAACTTTGGACTGGGATGAGGAGCCCAGAAAACAAATCCAAGAGGAGATGATGGTGGCCAGGGGTGAAGtcaaaggggaggggaggagaaggctgACAAACGGCATGGGATCAAGGCTGACAACGGAGCCCTAGGGCCTGGCAAGTGGTCTGTAGGAAATAAGGTAGGCAGGCTATGGGGACACTGGGGTCTGCGTTCCAGGCCACAGTTTGACTTCCCTCTACCAGGTAGCGGCTGCTTACCCAGCCGGGGCAGATACTTCTGTCGCTGCTCCTCGCTCCCATAGGTGTAGATGGGGTGCATGACGAGGGAGGACTGAACACTCATCATTGACCTGTAGCCGCTGTCCACCCTCTCCAGCTCTCGGGTCAGGAGACCATAGGCCACTGATGACACTCCAGCACAGCCATACCCTGGTGTAGAGGAGGATCAGGTAGATCAAAGACGACCAAAGTTCAGCCTGGCTGGGACCAGGGACTGAGCAGGGCTATAATGGGGCCCTTCTGGAAGTGGGCCTGGGGCTGCCCTGGCTGGGACTTTCCACTGCCCATTTTACAGAGAGAAGGGGTGGCTTTTCAGGATGTTGGGAGTAAGGACTGCAGAGCATACACAGGAATGTCCTTACCTTTGATGGTGGGTCCCAGCACGCCCAGCTCCCCCATCTCATGCACGATGTCCCGGTGGAAAACTGCAGAGATGGGTGCCAGAGTCATGTCCTGTCTCAGCCTGACATCGTCCCTGACTCTAGGGACAGCTGGGGTGTGTGCATGGCAGCAGGTGCAAATCCTGTGTGGTTGAGGAGCCCGGGGTGCCCACCCGACACCAGGGCACCTTCATTTCGATTGGCCAGCAGAATTCGCGGCATAAGCCTCTCCTGGCAGTAGTTGCGGAAGGTGTCCCTGATGAGTTTCTCATCGGCGGTCAgctgctcctccagcaccagTGGGTCCCTCCAGTCAAACCCAGGACGAGAGGCTGGGTGGGGCATGGGATTCGAATCAGCCAGACCCCGCCTCCTCTTCCAGATTTCTAAGCTGCACCCTTTCTCCCCATATCGCTCCAGGTGAATGCTGGCTTCAAAACAGTCCGGCAAACACAACCCTTCTCTAGCCCAATAGAAACAAAGACCTTAGCGCTTCTGACCCTGGGCACAacccagcctcccttcccagcaGTCCTTGCAATCACAGACAGAGACCACCAAGGGTAAGACAACAGCTGGACCGGGGGTAGGTGGGAAGGTGGATCTTACATTTGGCCGATCGACTCTGTGTCTTCTCTGCAAACACAGGATGAGAAAGACACACTGAGAAAGTGTCCTTGTGTCTCCCTGCCGACCCCATCCCGGGCCCCCCGCACTGACCGGTGTGTGCTGCCGCCGAGCTCCACGTACGCGGGACACATGGGAAGTGCAGGCCGGGCCTGTGGCTCAGTAGCCGCGCGGAGACTCCTCTCAAAGCCATATATATAGTCGGCGACTGTCGCAGCGACCGCCACCTGGAAAAGCCGGGCGTCAGCAGAGTCCAGCTTTCTCCCTCCCAGTCCCCTGCttacctggtgcctgcagactGTGCTCGGGACCTGCACACTTGACCTCGGCCTGATAGGGGTTGCTCATTGGTTCCTCCTTGGTTCCGCCCAGAACACCCCCCTCCTCCTTTTAAAAGGGCCAAGGTAGCAGCCTGCCTTTGGAAGCGGGCTCTTCCTTGCGTAGGCAGGTAGTCCCTTTAAGAATCCAAACAAGGAAGGGGCGGAAAACGAGGGCACAAGCCCAATTGGCCAACTGTATTTCTGCTCCGCCCACCCCATCTTTGCCAGTTGCCAAGGGCCTGAGGGGCGGGATCCCAAAGTTCATTAAGGAAGTCTGGGGGCCAGACCTTGAGAAATCCGCAAATGGTGTGCGCGAGGAGAGAAAGGTGGGTCGCTAGTGGGTGATCTCAGCCAATGCCGTCCGCCGGTCTATCCAGCTTGTTAGTTTGTGTGTACTCTGTGAGTGGGCGTGATCTCGTGTGCCAGAGTAACTGCATTTCTGtgaatgttgcttgtatgtgtgcgGTTCTCCTGCTTGCTAGATGTTTGTGTAGAATAATCTAGAATATGTTGTAACTGGTGTCTTggatattattatttctattggAATATGCTCTGTTTTGAACAGAGTAAGACAAGaatagaaaaaagggaaaatgtaacTGTAAACCTCTCCTGAGAAATGGTAACTGGTTATCCCGTCAAAACAGCCGCCTTACTAGTGTCCTTCGAGAGGAGAATGGTTTAACTATTGATCCAGTATTTGCTTCTGAAAGGTGCTTGACTGACCATAGAGAGGGATTTCCCTTTGTAAACTTATATCGGCCCCTTATTGGCTCTTAGTAGTTTAAGCCACCAATGAAGATGGTTTAGCAATAATGTGACAACTATAAATGTTGTAGAAACCCACGTGCAATTGCTCAAACCCAGGGTGTTTTTTCTCCTCAGAGTCCACAAGTAATAAATTCTTCTGATCCTCCTCAGTCTTTAGTGTCTGAGCAACTTTGTCGTGTGGTCTTTCCTGTAACATGTTTGTGGGGTCATATTTCTGTCTTGTGACATAATTGGCTATGTCCCCTTTTAGAGCTGTGTGTGGGTGAGCTCCTGTGGTAGTTATCTTTACAAGTGTatcatgttctgttttgtttccccccccccagtgtatgtgtgtgccctcACTTGAGTGCAAGTTTGAATTACACGtatctatttattgtgtgtgtgtgtgtgagagaacacTTACAGGAGagccagtgagagagagagaaaacacacaattgcccagtgtgtgtgtgtgtgtgtgtgtgtgtgtgtgagagagagagagagagagcaaacacacacttacacaagTGCCTAGTGCGTGCCACAGCTCCCCATGTGGAGGAGGTGAAGGGCAACTTTcaagagttgtttctctcctactGTTTGTCCTGGGATCCGAGGTGCTTAGGTTTGTGACAAGCGCCTTACTGCTGAACAGTCTTAAGCAGGCCCCTTTGACACAGGGCCTCTGTTATGCTTCTAGGGTTGCTCAGAGGTTCACCATGACCCTAAACAAACTTTAATAAACAGAGGCTTTTTATTTAGTTACTGGTGCCCAAGAGTACTCCTCAAGATGCAGCCCCTAGCCACATCAGCCCaaggcttataaaggcaaaacccacaagatgACATATATTCTGTCTACATGTGGTCAGGctctaattttaacatatatatctTATAGTTGCCCTAGTCATCTTTGTTAGCAGAGTAAGCAAGTTTGattacaaaagcagaaatagcAGTTAGTCATATGACCAGCTGTCTTGCTAGAACAGTCAAGACCAGTCAATTTAAGAATAGGCTTGGCTGGGAGGCAGTGGTGggtgcacctttaatctcagcattcaggaggcagagccaggcagatctctgtgagttcagggccagcctggtctacagagtgagatccaggagagggaccaaaactacacagagaaaccctctattgaaaataaataaaataaaacaaaataaaataaataaataatttatgttCAAAGAGTAAGACACAGCCAGgttggtggtagtgcatgcttttagtcccaggtAGCGcaggcaggctggtctctgtgagtcaaggccagcttgatctacagagggagttccaggacagccagggatatacaaagaaaccctgtctcaaaaaaaaaaaaaaaaaaaaaaagaaaaaagaaaagaaagaaagaaagaaagaaaagaggaaaagaggaagctaTGTAGAGTTTCAGAAAATGGTATTGCATTTATTCAAATACAGgtaattaaagtataattatgTAAACTTAAATGGCACATGATTATGATTAAATTAAATCaatcttaattttatatttacagtTTCAGTCCAGAGCATTACATTCATGCAGTGGTAAGAagcactgatttttttcaaatatccatCCTCCTGAGAAATGCAAGTGTTGAGCTGAAGTTGTTAACTCCTGTTTGAATATATGATACCCTAACAGAAAGCCAAAGTCTAGGAAATGTAAATGTTATTTgtgataaataaaacatacacaaatatatatactaaCGTGTGTATTAGtattatgtgtatattatatatagtagttATATCTGGTTTTGGCCTATCTTTGAATTTTTCCAACATTTTGAACTGTTCAGATCTTGAGCCTATACACAAAGAGgattgtggaacctttaagaatCTGCATCTTGTGAGGATGAGGAAAGCAGACCGGTGTGTTCAGTATGCTCCGGGTTTtcaggaaaactttttttttttctttcggtttttcgagacaggatttctctatatagttttggtgcctgtcttggatctcgctctgtataccaggctgtcTAAAAACAGTGAAGGCCTCAGTGTACCCCAGGATGCCCCACTGTTCTGCCTTCAGGGCATATTCCCAAACAAGGTCTGCTTATATGAAATATACTCACCCTGCATTACAAATTTATTCTATTAGTTTCATAAGATGAATTTCATTATGTATTCTCAGACCTTCATCATTTGGTTcgtatatcttttttgttttgaaaccatGTAGAAATAATTAGAATCTAACAGCTTGTAAGGAAAGGCCTGATACTCaagtgtgtttacatgtgtattcACTACtaggattttattttatcattcattcatttagataCAGGGTCTACCAATGGAACCCTGGATGTTCTACGATTTGCTTTGCTgaccaacctggccttgaactcaagagatctggccgcctctgcctcccaagtgctgagattaaaggtacgtgccaccatgcctggataattACTAggacaaaaaaaatatttatttctggctgtgtgtgtgcacacatgtaacatgttgtgtgtgtggaggtcagaggacagcctgcaggagtcaTTTCTTTCCATCTACCTCGTGGGCTCTTTGATGGAACTCCAATCGTCAGGTTGGTGACAGCAAGCATCTTTTCCTGCTGGTCCATTTCACTGGCCCTACTAATTTCAGTTTtgatttctctccctttttaaGCCTTACTTCTTATGATTGGTGTGGCAGGGTGCCAGAGGACAggtttgtggagttggttctctacttccacctatacagaggtcctggggattaaactcagttcATTAGGTGTgcatagcaagtgcctttccccagGGAGCTAGCCTGCCAGCCCACAGAGTATCTGCATTATAATGCCATTGAGTCCCAGAAGTCTCTGTAGCATATGATGTGTGCCTTCAACTGCTAATGATTACTTCTGGCAGTGCAATTTCATGAATTCCTTCTCCTCTGCCTACTGAATTGCTAAAGTGGATCGGATTGTTTCTATAACTCTTAGTACCTATCCTGTCCTAACACCATGGCTAGTTTGCTGTTTGCTTTGTGACATTGAGGACAGACAGTAGGGCAGTGGATACACCAGGCAGACACTGTGATGGATCTCCAGCCCTACCCTGTGTTTTAAAGGACACTCACTGATAAACATTTCCCTGTCATTACATGTTTTCTCCCAAATAGCTGTTTTAGTTATGACAGATTTTAGgtaatttgttcattttgagacagggtctcactatgtagctgactggcctcaaacttgctatgtagaccctgctagccttgaactcagagagagtcACTTGCTTCTCCTCCcggggagtgctgggattaaaggtatacaccaccacaccaacaTCAAGATATTTAGGCTATCTCAAATTATCTTCATCTTTTAAATGTCACAGTGGTCATGTGACTATTTCTTTGATTGTTCAG is a genomic window of Peromyscus maniculatus bairdii isolate BWxNUB_F1_BW_parent chromosome 5, HU_Pman_BW_mat_3.1, whole genome shotgun sequence containing:
- the Gcdh gene encoding glutaryl-CoA dehydrogenase, mitochondrial isoform X1, whose protein sequence is MALRGVSARLLSHRPGLHFPCVPRTWSSAAAHTEKTQSRSAKSSRPGFDWRDPLVLEEQLTADEKLIRDTFRNYCQERLMPRILLANRNEVFHRDIVHEMGELGVLGPTIKGYGCAGVSSVAYGLLTRELERVDSGYRSMMSVQSSLVMHPIYTYGSEEQRQKYLPRLAKGELLGCFGLTEPNHGSDPGSMETRARHNPSNQSYTLNGTKTWITNSPVADLFVVWARCEDNCIRGFLLEKGMRGLSAPRIEGKFSLRASSTGMIIMDNVEVPEENVLPNVSSLAGPFGCLNTARYGITWGVLGAAEFCLHTARQYALDRIQFGVPLARNQLVQKKLADMLTEITLGLHACLQLGRLKDQDKATPEMVSLLKRNNCGKALDIARQARDILGGNGISDEYHVIRHAMNLEAVNTYEGTHDIHALILGKAITGIQAFTVGK
- the Gcdh gene encoding glutaryl-CoA dehydrogenase, mitochondrial isoform X2: MALRGVSARLLSHRPGLHFPCVPRTWSSAAAHTEKTQSRSAKSSRPGFDWRDPLVLEEQLTADEKLIRDTFRNYCQERLMPRILLANRNEVFHRDIVHEMGELGVLGPTIKGYGCAGVSSVAYGLLTRELERVDSGYRSMMSVQSSLVMHPIYTYGSEEQRQKYLPRLAKGELLGCFGLTEPNHGSDPGSMETRARHNPSNQSYTLNGTKTWITNSPVADLFVVWARCEDNCIRGFLLEKGMRGLSAPRIEGKFSLRASSTGMIIMDNVEVPEENVLPNVSSLAGPFGCLNTARYGITWGVLGAAEFCLHTARQYALDRATPEMVSLLKRNNCGKALDIARQARDILGGNGISDEYHVIRHAMNLEAVNTYEGTHDIHALILGKAITGIQAFTVGK